The proteins below come from a single Mucilaginibacter mali genomic window:
- a CDS encoding PH domain-containing protein: MNQEFTLGNGTKIVYGLLGAGLAAFAIFFFAMPRNPNVSYAVYSIPLLFLLGSVLMFINIARRRVIIAGDTITRANVFGTREMAFDQIKGCRIGQKVIIIEPLDASAKRMTITNYIDYADDEVLVNYLRERFTDLDAADLQKSEKEFADDNRFGFNTDDRKAALEKATAICTAYNIIGFTGGFALIILRGGRVAVICEIVYPVIGIFLMAFSHGLIKFLSNKKRSVYPFIGIGFLIAAISLLIRSLINYEILGYDKLLLPSFGIALAMFIPLYYWGINREAESPKGQAIMMLVVSLIFGFGLTRTLNCQYDDSAPRNFNTTVLSKYISSGKGAHYHITLNPWHNTQSSREIDVSQSEYDRIQIADPVTIHEKQGYLHVPWFYVDL, from the coding sequence ATGAACCAGGAATTTACCCTCGGTAACGGAACTAAAATAGTTTACGGCCTGCTTGGCGCGGGCCTTGCGGCTTTTGCGATCTTCTTTTTCGCTATGCCCCGCAATCCTAATGTCAGTTATGCCGTTTATTCGATACCCTTGCTGTTTCTGCTGGGTTCGGTGCTTATGTTTATTAATATAGCCAGGCGCCGGGTTATTATTGCCGGTGATACCATTACCCGCGCCAATGTCTTCGGGACCAGGGAAATGGCCTTCGATCAAATAAAAGGCTGCCGTATTGGACAGAAAGTGATCATTATTGAGCCGCTTGACGCATCGGCAAAGCGAATGACCATAACCAATTATATCGATTATGCAGACGACGAAGTGTTGGTGAACTACCTGCGGGAACGCTTTACTGACCTTGACGCGGCCGACCTGCAAAAATCAGAAAAAGAATTTGCCGATGACAACCGTTTCGGTTTTAATACCGATGACCGCAAGGCAGCTTTGGAAAAAGCGACGGCTATATGTACAGCCTACAACATTATTGGTTTCACAGGCGGTTTCGCGCTTATTATTTTAAGAGGTGGCCGGGTTGCGGTTATTTGCGAAATAGTTTACCCGGTTATTGGCATCTTTCTGATGGCCTTCAGCCATGGGTTGATCAAATTTTTATCCAATAAAAAAAGGAGTGTATACCCGTTCATCGGGATAGGCTTTTTGATCGCTGCAATATCATTACTTATCCGTTCGCTGATTAATTATGAAATTTTAGGATACGACAAGCTGTTGCTTCCGTCCTTTGGAATTGCTTTGGCAATGTTTATACCGCTATATTATTGGGGCATAAACCGGGAAGCGGAATCCCCAAAAGGACAAGCGATCATGATGTTGGTAGTATCCCTGATATTTGGATTTGGGTTGACCAGGACATTGAATTGCCAGTACGATGATTCTGCGCCCCGCAATTTCAACACTACTGTATTAAGTAAATATATTAGCAGCGGCAAAGGCGCGCATTATCACATCACCTTAAATCCGTGGCATAACACGCAATCATCAAGGGAAATTGACGTAAGCCAAAGTGAATATGACCGCATCCAAATCGCCGATCCGGTTACCATACATGAAAAGCAGGGCTACCTGCACGTGCCATGGTTTTATGTGGATCTGTGA
- a CDS encoding aromatic amino acid hydroxylase, whose translation MSQFNDFNNPQVAALPAHLKQFIVDQHYDHYTPIDHAVWRYVMRQNYSYLKDVAYYPYIPGLQKAGLTIEHIPNLQDMNNALAKIGWGAVTVDGFIPPAAFMEYQAYRVLVIAADIRQLKHIEYTPAPDIIHESAGHAPIIADKDYHEYLSYFGSIGARAMFSAQDFELYEAIRSLSILKEMPDADPEAIKEAEELVAYRQENIGTPSEMALLSRLHWWTVEYGLIGTLDNPKIYGAGLLSSIGESSTCMLPDVKKLPYTIDAVNYSYDITKQQPQLFVTPTFQNLIDVLEEFADTMAFRKGGAYGLQKAVESNNTCTVVYSSGLQVSGTVSDFKTDKGTPSFIKLSGPATLAYNNKQLKGHGKNYHKDGFSSPVGKLKDQSTPLEDFTEGQRFTAGIQEGKTAYLNFESGISLVGKVKSITINGGKLQIIAFEDCTVKDAESQILFDPSWGVYDMAVGELITSVFCGAADKEAFEEISYKSNTGTHHIQYDARLLELHHLYRQVRNCRQSQKGYQYLGNVWEQLEKNHHDDWLCAMEILEILDHEELEPQLADDIRAFLEHKAATEPELKKLISDGFYLIKHPVEQALVV comes from the coding sequence ATGAGCCAGTTTAATGATTTTAATAATCCGCAGGTAGCTGCCCTGCCCGCCCATTTAAAGCAATTTATTGTAGATCAGCATTACGATCATTACACCCCTATAGACCATGCCGTGTGGCGCTACGTGATGCGCCAAAACTATAGCTACCTTAAAGATGTAGCCTATTACCCCTATATCCCCGGCCTGCAAAAAGCGGGGCTGACCATCGAGCATATCCCCAACCTGCAGGACATGAACAACGCGCTGGCCAAAATTGGCTGGGGCGCCGTAACGGTTGATGGCTTTATTCCGCCGGCGGCGTTTATGGAGTACCAGGCTTACCGGGTGCTGGTCATAGCCGCCGATATCCGCCAGTTAAAGCATATCGAATATACCCCCGCACCCGATATCATTCATGAATCGGCCGGGCACGCGCCTATCATTGCCGATAAGGATTATCACGAATACCTGAGTTATTTTGGGTCGATAGGTGCCAGGGCCATGTTCTCGGCACAGGATTTTGAATTGTACGAGGCTATCCGTTCGCTATCGATATTAAAAGAGATGCCCGATGCTGACCCTGAAGCTATCAAGGAAGCTGAAGAGTTAGTGGCTTATCGCCAGGAAAATATCGGCACACCATCGGAAATGGCCCTGCTAAGCCGCCTGCACTGGTGGACGGTAGAGTACGGCCTGATCGGTACGCTGGATAACCCCAAAATATATGGGGCCGGCCTGCTATCATCCATCGGCGAAAGTTCTACCTGTATGCTGCCCGATGTAAAGAAACTGCCTTATACTATCGACGCGGTAAACTACAGCTACGATATCACCAAGCAGCAACCGCAGCTTTTTGTAACCCCTACCTTCCAAAACCTGATAGACGTGCTGGAAGAGTTTGCCGATACCATGGCCTTCCGCAAAGGTGGCGCATACGGACTGCAAAAGGCGGTAGAAAGCAACAATACCTGCACAGTGGTATACAGTTCGGGCTTGCAGGTTAGCGGTACGGTTAGCGATTTTAAGACCGATAAAGGCACACCATCATTCATCAAACTAAGTGGTCCGGCGACATTGGCTTATAATAATAAGCAGCTAAAAGGCCACGGAAAAAATTATCATAAAGATGGCTTCAGCTCGCCCGTGGGCAAACTGAAAGATCAAAGTACACCATTAGAAGACTTTACCGAAGGCCAACGCTTTACAGCCGGCATACAGGAAGGCAAAACCGCTTACCTTAATTTTGAGAGCGGCATCAGCTTAGTGGGCAAAGTAAAATCCATCACCATAAACGGAGGTAAATTACAGATCATCGCTTTTGAGGATTGCACAGTTAAAGATGCTGAAAGCCAAATTCTGTTCGACCCATCGTGGGGCGTATACGATATGGCTGTAGGCGAACTGATCACTTCGGTTTTTTGCGGCGCGGCTGATAAGGAAGCGTTTGAAGAGATCAGCTATAAATCGAACACCGGGACACACCATATACAGTACGACGCGCGCCTGCTGGAACTACACCACCTTTACCGGCAGGTGCGCAATTGTCGTCAAAGCCAAAAAGGGTACCAATACCTGGGCAATGTTTGGGAGCAACTGGAAAAGAACCATCACGACGACTGGCTGTGCGCCATGGAGATACTAGAGATACTTGATCACGAAGAACTGGAACCCCAACTGGCCGATGATATCCGCGCATTTCTTGAACACAAGGCTGCTACCGAACCGGAGTTGAAGAAATTGATCAGCGATGGGTTTTATTTAATCAAGCACCCGGTGGAGCAGGCGTTGGTGGTTTAG
- a CDS encoding carbon-nitrogen hydrolase → MSKVNVGIVQMSCVADKQQNLQKAIVKVREAAAKGAQIVCLQELFTSLYFCDEENYDNFKLAEAIPGPSTDELSKVAAELGVVIIASLFEKRAQGVYHNTTAVLDADGAYLGKYRKMHIPDDPGFYEKFYFTPGDLGYKVFKTKFATIGVLICWDQWYPEAARITALMGAEILFYPTAIGWATTQDEATNTKQYNAWQTIQRSHAVANGVHVVSVNRVGEEAGVKFWGGSFFADPFGELLHQTTVEEEEVIVKELDLNKSDYYRSHWPFLRDRRIDSYQPITKRLLDND, encoded by the coding sequence ATGAGCAAGGTTAATGTTGGAATTGTGCAAATGAGCTGCGTTGCGGATAAGCAACAGAATTTGCAAAAAGCTATTGTTAAAGTGCGCGAAGCCGCCGCCAAAGGCGCGCAGATCGTTTGCCTGCAGGAGTTGTTTACATCGCTTTATTTTTGCGATGAGGAGAACTACGATAATTTTAAACTGGCCGAAGCTATCCCCGGCCCGTCAACCGATGAACTTTCTAAAGTAGCGGCCGAACTGGGTGTGGTGATCATCGCCTCGCTGTTCGAAAAACGCGCGCAGGGGGTTTACCACAATACCACCGCCGTGTTGGATGCCGATGGCGCTTACCTGGGCAAGTACCGCAAGATGCATATACCGGACGACCCGGGCTTTTACGAGAAATTTTACTTCACCCCCGGCGATCTGGGCTATAAAGTGTTCAAAACCAAATTCGCTACCATAGGCGTACTCATCTGCTGGGACCAATGGTACCCGGAAGCTGCCCGCATTACCGCATTAATGGGTGCCGAGATCTTATTCTACCCAACGGCCATTGGCTGGGCTACTACGCAGGATGAGGCTACCAATACCAAGCAATATAACGCCTGGCAAACCATACAGCGCAGCCATGCCGTGGCCAACGGTGTGCACGTGGTAAGCGTGAACCGTGTAGGCGAAGAAGCCGGCGTGAAATTCTGGGGTGGATCCTTTTTTGCCGACCCTTTTGGCGAACTTTTGCACCAAACCACTGTTGAAGAGGAAGAGGTGATTGTAAAAGAGTTGGATTTAAACAAGTCTGATTACTACCGCAGCCACTGGCCGTTTTTGCGTGATCGCAGGATCGATTCTTATCAGCCGATCACCAAACGTTTACTCGACAACGATTAA
- a CDS encoding agmatine deiminase family protein encodes MTNTNYPAANGFTFPAEWERHTATWLSWPHKEESWPGKIGLIYDKYAEFIKEVAKGELVRINVADEQMQTFARLQLEMVGADLSKIQFFQFPTNDAWCRDHGPAFLVNNATKQKAIVDWGYNAWGGKYPPFDLDDVIPTKIGQHFGLPVYHPGIVMEGGSVDFNGAGTLLTTTACLLNTNRNPHLNQGEIEGYLRNYYGVEQILWLGDGIIGDDTDGHIDDITRFVNTDTVVTVVEENHNDENYHILQENLQSLKGMRLLNGKQLNIVELPMPDPVIWDDQRLPASYANFYIANNSVIVPTYRCDKDDKALDILQQCFPDRKVVGIDSTEIIWGLGSFHCLSQQEPEV; translated from the coding sequence ATGACCAATACCAACTATCCCGCCGCCAACGGCTTCACATTTCCCGCAGAGTGGGAACGCCACACCGCCACCTGGCTGAGCTGGCCGCATAAGGAAGAATCGTGGCCGGGCAAAATAGGCCTGATATACGATAAGTATGCCGAGTTTATAAAGGAAGTAGCCAAGGGCGAACTGGTGCGCATTAACGTGGCCGACGAGCAGATGCAAACCTTTGCCCGCCTGCAATTGGAAATGGTTGGTGCCGATCTGAGCAAGATCCAATTCTTTCAGTTCCCTACTAACGATGCCTGGTGCCGTGACCATGGACCAGCCTTTTTGGTTAATAATGCTACTAAGCAAAAAGCGATTGTAGATTGGGGCTACAATGCCTGGGGCGGCAAGTATCCACCGTTCGATCTGGATGATGTGATCCCGACCAAGATCGGCCAGCATTTCGGTCTGCCGGTTTATCATCCGGGCATAGTAATGGAAGGCGGCTCGGTTGATTTTAATGGTGCCGGTACCTTGTTGACCACCACGGCTTGTTTATTGAACACCAACCGTAACCCGCACCTTAACCAGGGCGAAATTGAGGGTTACCTGCGTAATTATTACGGTGTAGAGCAAATTCTGTGGCTGGGTGATGGCATTATTGGCGACGATACCGACGGCCACATCGACGATATCACCCGCTTTGTAAACACCGATACCGTTGTTACCGTAGTTGAAGAAAACCATAACGACGAGAACTACCATATTTTACAGGAGAATCTGCAAAGCCTGAAAGGCATGCGCCTGCTTAACGGCAAGCAATTGAATATAGTCGAGTTGCCCATGCCCGACCCGGTGATCTGGGATGATCAGCGCCTGCCGGCATCGTACGCTAATTTTTATATCGCCAATAATTCGGTTATTGTGCCAACCTACCGTTGCGACAAGGATGATAAAGCGCTTGATATCCTGCAGCAATGTTTCCCGGATAGAAAAGTGGTAGGTATCGATTCAACCGAAATTATTTGGGGTTTAGGCAGTTTCCATTGCCTTAGCCAGCAGGAGCCGGAGGTGTAA
- a CDS encoding DUF4288 domain-containing protein: MNWYVAKIVFRIVSGEGNHDAQFDEQLRLIQADSDKQAFEKATRLGKICEDNFMNSQKQTVQWQFIDVPEINQLSELADGTELYYQINEPADADLYMAWAHHKSALIGVGN, from the coding sequence ATGAACTGGTACGTAGCGAAAATAGTTTTCAGGATAGTAAGCGGCGAGGGCAACCACGATGCGCAATTTGACGAGCAACTACGCCTGATACAGGCCGATAGCGATAAGCAGGCTTTTGAAAAAGCCACCCGTTTAGGCAAGATCTGTGAAGATAACTTTATGAACAGCCAGAAGCAAACCGTGCAATGGCAATTTATAGATGTGCCCGAAATTAACCAGCTAAGCGAGCTGGCCGACGGCACCGAATTGTATTACCAGATAAACGAACCCGCCGATGCCGACCTGTACATGGCATGGGCGCACCATAAATCGGCGCTGATTGGCGTTGGTAACTAA
- a CDS encoding LiaF transmembrane domain-containing protein, whose translation MSIDPKYTQGQRSGKVFAGLILLAVGAVLLLQQIGGFLFPHWLISWPMLLIVWGLYIGSKNNFTRPFGAAIMILIGVLFIADDIIPGLSLERAFWPLMLIFFGLYMVLGKKYQWRNGHFEKYKGGNPFGGHEYTNPFEPKGKPDPNFDPNGPTADANASGTYVPPLSGDDHIDTVSVFGGVKRTILSKNFKGGEIVNIFGGTDLDLTQADINGRVEIEIVQLFGGIKLIIPPHWQVTSDVAAVFSSVDDKRRNLGAPLSTDKLLVIKGVSIFAGVDIRSF comes from the coding sequence ATGAGTATCGACCCAAAATATACACAAGGCCAGCGCAGCGGAAAAGTATTTGCCGGCCTTATTCTTTTAGCAGTAGGCGCAGTGCTGCTGCTGCAACAAATCGGAGGATTCCTGTTCCCGCACTGGCTCATCAGCTGGCCCATGCTGCTGATCGTCTGGGGGCTTTATATCGGCTCTAAAAATAATTTCACAAGGCCCTTTGGCGCGGCTATCATGATATTGATAGGTGTGCTGTTTATTGCCGATGACATTATCCCCGGCCTTTCATTAGAGCGCGCCTTTTGGCCATTGATGCTGATATTTTTTGGCCTGTACATGGTGCTTGGGAAAAAGTATCAATGGAGGAACGGCCATTTTGAAAAATATAAAGGCGGTAATCCTTTCGGCGGGCACGAATACACCAATCCGTTTGAACCCAAAGGTAAGCCCGATCCCAACTTTGATCCTAACGGCCCAACTGCCGATGCCAATGCTTCAGGCACCTACGTACCACCGCTAAGCGGCGATGACCATATCGATACCGTTTCGGTTTTTGGTGGTGTAAAACGCACCATCCTCTCAAAGAACTTTAAGGGTGGCGAGATCGTAAACATCTTCGGCGGTACCGACCTTGACCTTACCCAGGCCGATATTAACGGCAGGGTGGAGATAGAGATCGTCCAGCTGTTCGGTGGCATCAAACTGATCATCCCGCCGCACTGGCAGGTAACATCAGACGTAGCCGCTGTTTTTAGCAGTGTCGACGATAAGCGTCGGAACCTGGGCGCGCCACTAAGCACCGATAAACTTTTGGTGATCAAAGGTGTATCCATCTTTGCCGGAGTTGATATCAGGAGTTTTTAA
- a CDS encoding type II toxin-antitoxin system VapC family toxin, which yields MIFDTNVLIYLSKSELNLEYILNEKAAISVITKIESLGYPFKDPNEHGFLLDICNALPVVPLSDAIAEETIKIRSKHKIKLPDAIIYATAVVSGLPLLTNNINDFRSLGGKVELIDPFTI from the coding sequence GTGATCTTTGATACGAATGTATTGATCTACCTGTCGAAGTCCGAACTGAACCTTGAATACATTCTGAACGAAAAGGCAGCTATTTCTGTCATTACTAAAATAGAATCTTTGGGCTATCCTTTCAAAGACCCCAACGAACATGGTTTCTTACTTGATATTTGTAATGCACTCCCGGTAGTGCCGTTATCTGATGCGATAGCCGAAGAGACCATCAAGATCCGCTCTAAACATAAGATCAAACTTCCCGATGCCATTATCTATGCAACAGCTGTTGTATCTGGCTTACCCTTGTTAACTAACAACATTAATGATTTTAGATCGTTAGGTGGTAAAGTTGAACTGATCGACCCATTTACTATATGA
- a CDS encoding lysylphosphatidylglycerol synthase transmembrane domain-containing protein gives MSENSEIEEIVDEGTEHKTWKGKLWGVVKVILIIAVTGGLLYYVFSKVPFVKIKDRLVHADRGWLAAAILAYCGSMLFSSWRLLSFFKSIGLRLDWRFNLRLYFLGLCYNVLLPGGIGGDGYKIYLLHKRYNLPTKKVFWAILFDRLSGFWAIGAIVVGLIILIPSFPYHLAIPLTIVSIGSVIYYAVARKFFKDYTHNFFQAHGKAIGVQSMQLLTIVCLLMAQGFNGKFAPYLLSFLFSSLAAVIPFSLGGGGIRDALFLTLARQFNLTEDMAVYLSFGFYLISIIVALLGVYYVLVPKRLEEGLKSADKPKLENHPIEE, from the coding sequence ATGTCAGAAAACTCAGAAATAGAAGAAATTGTTGACGAAGGCACCGAGCACAAGACTTGGAAGGGCAAGCTTTGGGGTGTTGTAAAAGTCATCTTGATCATAGCCGTTACCGGTGGTTTGTTGTATTACGTATTCAGCAAAGTGCCCTTTGTTAAAATTAAAGACCGCCTGGTACATGCCGACCGCGGATGGCTGGCCGCTGCCATACTGGCTTACTGTGGCTCAATGCTGTTCTCGTCGTGGCGGTTATTAAGCTTCTTTAAATCGATAGGTTTACGGTTAGACTGGCGCTTTAACCTGCGCCTGTATTTCCTGGGGCTGTGCTACAACGTATTGCTGCCCGGCGGCATCGGTGGCGATGGTTACAAAATTTACCTGCTACATAAACGCTATAACCTGCCCACCAAAAAAGTATTCTGGGCCATATTGTTCGACAGGCTGAGCGGCTTCTGGGCCATCGGCGCTATTGTGGTGGGGCTAATTATCCTGATACCAAGTTTCCCGTATCATTTGGCCATTCCGCTTACCATTGTATCTATCGGTTCGGTAATTTACTATGCGGTTGCCCGTAAGTTTTTTAAGGATTATACACATAACTTTTTCCAGGCACATGGCAAGGCTATCGGTGTGCAAAGCATGCAGTTGCTTACCATTGTTTGCCTGCTAATGGCGCAGGGGTTCAATGGCAAGTTTGCCCCTTACCTATTGTCATTCCTGTTCTCCTCGCTGGCGGCGGTTATTCCGTTTAGTTTAGGTGGCGGGGGCATTCGCGACGCCTTGTTCCTTACCCTGGCGCGCCAGTTTAACCTTACCGAGGATATGGCCGTGTACCTGAGCTTTGGTTTCTACCTTATCTCTATTATTGTGGCTTTACTGGGTGTATACTATGTATTGGTACCTAAACGTTTGGAAGAGGGCTTAAAAAGCGCCGACAAACCAAAATTGGAAAATCACCCTATAGAAGAATAA
- a CDS encoding sensor histidine kinase has protein sequence MSNQTSASIKLDWAFAACGLAWGVAQTYIVHSFGFDWYTAGIDGGVSTILLAAVCWLINNNLRYYQPGKGSYINLFFWCVALAAASVAGSRYCLPFINGQTAYFNFLTQSLVIRFFTNFLAIGWMAMISLVWYAQLDHKENEKRKGEAEKLAREAELYNLRQQLQPHFLFNSLNSINALIGFKPDEARKMIHQLSDFLRGTLKKDDQQMVPLTEELAHLQLYLDIEKVRFGHRLVTEISCDKVCGTALLPALLLQPIVENAIKFGLYDTTDEVTISIRGEVEDNYLVIMVQNPYDAKTTRPRTGTGFGLRGVQRRLYLLFARNDLVETYPNDDIFTTVIKVPQANDETRIDH, from the coding sequence GTGAGCAACCAAACATCGGCTTCGATAAAATTGGACTGGGCATTTGCCGCCTGCGGACTGGCATGGGGTGTAGCGCAAACCTACATCGTCCACAGCTTCGGGTTCGATTGGTATACCGCCGGTATTGATGGGGGCGTAAGCACCATCTTACTGGCGGCGGTATGCTGGCTCATTAATAATAACCTGCGCTACTACCAGCCCGGCAAGGGCAGCTATATCAACCTGTTTTTTTGGTGTGTGGCGCTGGCGGCGGCCAGTGTGGCGGGCAGCAGGTATTGTTTGCCATTCATTAACGGGCAAACGGCCTATTTTAACTTCCTTACGCAATCGCTGGTGATACGCTTCTTTACCAACTTCCTCGCTATTGGCTGGATGGCGATGATCAGTCTGGTATGGTACGCGCAACTGGATCATAAAGAGAACGAGAAGCGCAAGGGCGAAGCCGAAAAGCTGGCCCGCGAAGCCGAGCTATACAACCTGCGCCAGCAATTGCAGCCGCACTTTTTGTTCAACAGCCTTAACTCTATTAACGCGCTGATAGGTTTTAAGCCCGATGAAGCGCGCAAGATGATCCACCAACTGTCGGACTTTTTGCGCGGCACACTGAAAAAAGACGATCAGCAAATGGTGCCGTTAACCGAAGAACTGGCGCACCTGCAACTATACCTTGATATTGAAAAGGTGCGCTTCGGGCACCGACTGGTTACCGAGATCAGTTGCGATAAAGTTTGTGGGACCGCTCTGCTGCCCGCCCTGCTGTTGCAGCCCATTGTAGAGAACGCCATAAAATTTGGCTTGTACGATACCACCGACGAAGTAACCATCAGCATCCGCGGTGAGGTGGAGGATAACTACCTGGTGATAATGGTGCAAAACCCTTACGATGCCAAAACTACACGGCCACGTACCGGTACCGGCTTCGGGCTGCGCGGGGTGCAGCGCCGCCTTTATTTGCTATTTGCCCGTAACGATTTGGTGGAAACCTACCCAAATGATGATATATTTACAACCGTAATAAAAGTACCGCAGGCAAATGACGAAACGCGTATTGATCATTGA
- a CDS encoding LytR/AlgR family response regulator transcription factor, with protein sequence MTKRVLIIDDEPLARMVVREYLQSFPQIEVLGECGDGFEGIKAVNQHKPDLLFLDVQMPKINGFEMLELLDQRPAVIFATAFDEYAIKAFEAHAVDYLLKPFSKERFEAAVHKFLAAAPAQAIKPTEDLLESGNVSPAQHERIVVKTGTKVKIIPVQDVLYLEADDDYVSIHTAEGSYLKNKTMGFFEQTLDPRYFVRVHRSYIVSIQEITRIDPYEKDAHLAILRSGAKIPVSKSGYVKLKQVLGI encoded by the coding sequence ATGACGAAACGCGTATTGATCATTGATGATGAACCTTTGGCCCGCATGGTGGTGCGGGAGTATTTACAAAGTTTCCCGCAGATAGAAGTTTTAGGTGAATGCGGCGACGGTTTCGAGGGGATAAAAGCTGTTAACCAGCACAAACCCGACCTGTTGTTCCTGGACGTGCAGATGCCTAAAATAAACGGCTTCGAAATGCTGGAACTGCTGGATCAGCGCCCGGCCGTGATATTTGCCACCGCCTTTGATGAATACGCCATAAAAGCCTTTGAAGCCCACGCGGTTGATTATTTGCTGAAGCCTTTCAGCAAGGAGCGCTTTGAGGCTGCCGTTCATAAATTTTTGGCCGCTGCCCCCGCGCAAGCCATAAAACCAACCGAAGACCTGCTGGAAAGCGGTAACGTATCGCCTGCACAACACGAACGTATTGTGGTGAAGACCGGCACCAAAGTAAAAATTATCCCCGTGCAGGACGTACTGTACCTGGAGGCCGACGACGATTACGTAAGCATCCACACCGCCGAAGGATCGTACCTGAAAAATAAGACCATGGGCTTCTTTGAACAGACCCTTGATCCACGCTATTTTGTGCGGGTGCACCGTTCGTACATCGTCAGCATACAGGAGATCACCCGCATCGATCCGTACGAAAAGGATGCCCATTTGGCTATCCTTCGTTCGGGGGCCAAGATTCCCGTAAGCAAATCGGGCTACGTGAAGCTGAAGCAGGTGCTGGGGATATAA
- a CDS encoding SDR family NAD(P)-dependent oxidoreductase: MNIIITGASSGVGFEAVLELCLSGKHKVIALARSQDKLTKLLEIALGLNPDAVLYPLVFDIVHDDYHGLQQFIQTRFEGKVDVLINNAGVLINKPFADMDEADFVEMLQSNYIGHVRMIQSTLPLMAEDSHIVNIGSMGAFQGSAKFAGLSAYSASKAALHTLTECLALELADRKIKVNCLALGSAQTEMLEQAFPGYESPVMAFEMGKYIADFALTGQRFFNGKILPVAVTTP, from the coding sequence ATGAACATCATCATCACAGGCGCCAGCAGTGGCGTAGGTTTCGAAGCCGTTTTAGAATTATGCCTGTCGGGCAAACACAAGGTGATCGCCCTGGCACGGTCGCAGGATAAGCTGACCAAATTATTGGAGATTGCCTTAGGGTTAAATCCCGACGCGGTACTTTACCCGCTGGTGTTCGACATTGTTCACGACGATTACCACGGTTTGCAGCAATTTATCCAAACCCGTTTTGAAGGCAAGGTCGATGTGCTGATCAACAACGCCGGTGTACTCATCAATAAACCTTTTGCCGATATGGACGAGGCCGATTTTGTAGAGATGCTGCAAAGCAATTACATAGGGCATGTGCGCATGATCCAAAGCACCCTGCCGCTGATGGCCGAAGATAGCCACATCGTCAACATTGGCAGTATGGGAGCCTTCCAGGGCAGTGCTAAGTTTGCAGGCTTATCAGCCTATTCGGCCAGTAAGGCGGCTTTGCATACCCTTACCGAATGCCTGGCCCTTGAACTGGCCGACCGTAAGATCAAAGTGAACTGCCTGGCCTTAGGTTCGGCGCAGACCGAAATGCTGGAGCAGGCTTTCCCCGGTTACGAATCGCCGGTAATGGCTTTCGAAATGGGCAAATACATCGCCGATTTCGCGCTGACCGGGCAAAGGTTCTTCAATGGTAAGATATTGCCGGTGGCGGTGACAACGCCTTAG